In Thunnus albacares unplaced genomic scaffold, fThuAlb1.1, whole genome shotgun sequence, one genomic interval encodes:
- the LOC122978718 gene encoding progonadoliberin-1-like: MHRRMAMQTLALWLLLLGSVVPQVCCQHWSYGLSPGGKRELDSLSDTLDNVVEGFPHVDTPCSVLGCVEESPFAKIYRMKGFLGSVTNRENEHKNYKK; encoded by the exons ATGCACAGAAG aaTGGCTATGCAAACCCTGGCACTGTGGTTGCTGCTTCTGGGCTCAGTGGTGCCACAGGTCTGCTGTCAGCACTGGTCATATGGACTGAGCCCAGGAGGGAAAAGGGAACTGGACAGCCTTTCAGACACACTGGACAAT GTAGTTGAGGGGTTTCCACATGTGGACACACCTTGCAGTGTTTTGGGTTGTGTGGAGGAATCGCCTTTCGCCAAAATCTACAGAATGAAAGGATTTCTT ggCAGTGTGACCAACAGGGAGAATGAacacaaaaattataaaaaatga